From a single Paenibacillus sp. FSL R5-0345 genomic region:
- a CDS encoding CPBP family intramembrane glutamic endopeptidase yields the protein MLRNKVTEELSIVKVKPTSIRYIVSLIFIHILFTLTVNLVLFANGTLSVIAKSTNGWINETLAANLFGLVLEVVIFLCIIAKLSPSDIGLRKNKLLAGLIGTLLFWLAINIVDLGMTLLTHSSLTFNNDIFTNSNVVFGGFLGQIFGNALLEEVLFRGFLLVQIYLLLNKVKKVKTNTSRIVYAMLISQSIFAAIHIPNRIYSGLVGIDFVYDFIVLVILGIIFSLLYVLTKNLFFVIGVHSLMNVQIMFWDSSFTYTATLICVLLLACLLICFRRKKFRAEKSMDLSLH from the coding sequence ATGCTGCGCAATAAAGTAACTGAGGAGCTATCGATTGTTAAAGTTAAGCCTACATCAATACGCTATATCGTCAGTCTCATTTTTATTCATATTCTCTTCACACTAACGGTTAACCTTGTCCTTTTTGCAAATGGAACTTTAAGTGTTATTGCCAAAAGCACAAACGGATGGATCAACGAAACGTTAGCTGCAAATCTGTTCGGCCTTGTGTTAGAAGTGGTTATTTTCTTATGTATAATAGCTAAATTATCACCTAGTGATATTGGGTTAAGAAAAAATAAATTATTAGCAGGACTTATCGGTACTTTACTATTTTGGCTTGCTATAAACATTGTTGATTTAGGTATGACATTACTGACTCACTCAAGTTTAACATTCAATAATGATATCTTTACGAATTCGAACGTCGTCTTCGGTGGATTTCTGGGTCAGATTTTCGGAAATGCTTTACTGGAAGAAGTTTTGTTTCGGGGCTTTCTGCTAGTTCAAATTTATCTTTTATTAAATAAAGTCAAAAAAGTCAAAACCAATACTTCACGCATTGTTTATGCAATGCTTATCTCACAATCGATCTTTGCCGCTATACATATCCCAAATCGGATCTATTCAGGATTAGTCGGAATTGATTTTGTTTATGATTTTATCGTTCTAGTAATCCTAGGGATCATATTCTCATTACTCTATGTCCTAACTAAGAATCTATTTTTCGTGATTGGCGTCCATTCCTTAATGAATGTTCAGATTATGTTTTGGGATAGCAGTTTCACTTATACAGCAACTTTAATCTGTGTATTGTTACTGGCTTGTCTTTTAATTTGCTTCAGAAGAAAGAAATTCCGAGCGGAGAAATCGATGGATTTGAGTCTTCACTAG
- a CDS encoding methyl-accepting chemotaxis protein, translating to MKKNNKKSVNVQSNEASTGKTSKLDAKNMVLGWGSQIKRVNPIKSVGVKLFLIFLCSTVIVVMSLGLISYSKAKTTIKNNVSEAYRQTIIQTAEKLDITLKQYENLALQLYFDAQTQTDLRALVNAKTSYEKFEATSSISKKLSSQTTTDSNIISVSLIPESPDQDIVTSGSGGINLDGLREQEWYKTVLASTKEYNPYYSDGDKGGAKNIWFSTSVQGNEEKDIAMVRSLKNLGSNDSYIIMIVMKNALLEEAFASVKLGDGSRIQLVTPDGTVVASTDQKDEGKPSEFTFIKESKKNNTSLDVKDSNGKPILAVFNPMMRADWKLTGVVPTDELVKEARPILLTTFIAAAGAALLAIFIGIWMVRMIARPLARLKNLMVQGAGGDLSVRTEYVSKDEIGQLSASFNLMMERITELVSQTTETARDVLETAGELGEASRKTAISAKEIAAATEEIAGGAGSLALEAERGNELTDVIATQMQTVISANSEMDEAARGVGEASAQGAKQLTDLLDQTSRTGEKTSALVERVNHLKETVFSVIKVLDVMKSITQQTNILSLNATIEAARAGEAGKGFMVVAGEVRQLADQSKQSIALVAGITDKIIMEMNETEAVLSEVAPLFKEQISSVKSTSDIFVSVKGQMDEFITSLESVTTAISSLNHSQVVLSEAMGNVSAVAEQSSATSEEVASLSNEQQSVSDQLVSLSGKLESASGQLKDKLSLFTIK from the coding sequence ATGAAGAAAAATAATAAGAAATCCGTAAATGTACAGAGCAATGAAGCAAGCACAGGTAAGACATCAAAGCTAGATGCTAAGAATATGGTGTTGGGTTGGGGAAGCCAAATCAAGAGAGTGAATCCTATCAAATCCGTCGGAGTGAAGTTATTTCTAATCTTCCTTTGCTCCACTGTAATCGTAGTGATGTCACTTGGACTAATATCATATTCAAAGGCAAAAACAACGATAAAGAATAACGTATCCGAAGCTTATCGTCAGACTATTATTCAGACTGCTGAGAAGCTGGATATTACCTTGAAACAGTATGAGAACCTGGCATTGCAGCTTTATTTTGATGCACAAACGCAAACGGATCTTAGGGCTTTGGTGAATGCCAAAACGTCTTATGAAAAGTTTGAAGCTACAAGCTCCATTAGTAAGAAATTATCCAGTCAGACTACAACAGATTCTAATATTATCAGTGTCTCTTTGATTCCAGAGTCACCTGATCAAGATATTGTTACAAGTGGTAGTGGTGGCATTAATCTTGATGGATTAAGAGAGCAAGAATGGTATAAGACGGTTCTAGCCAGCACCAAAGAATATAATCCATATTATTCAGACGGTGACAAAGGCGGTGCCAAAAATATTTGGTTCTCCACTTCCGTTCAAGGAAATGAAGAAAAGGATATCGCTATGGTGAGATCTCTTAAAAATCTGGGATCAAATGATAGTTACATAATCATGATTGTAATGAAAAATGCACTGTTGGAAGAAGCTTTCGCAAGCGTGAAGCTTGGAGACGGCTCCCGTATTCAATTGGTGACTCCTGATGGAACAGTGGTGGCTTCTACCGATCAGAAGGATGAAGGAAAGCCGTCGGAGTTTACTTTTATCAAAGAGAGCAAGAAGAATAACACTAGTCTAGATGTCAAAGATTCTAACGGCAAACCAATTCTGGCGGTGTTTAATCCGATGATGCGTGCGGATTGGAAGCTCACCGGTGTAGTTCCTACAGACGAGCTTGTGAAGGAAGCACGTCCGATTCTGTTGACAACTTTTATTGCAGCTGCGGGTGCGGCTCTGCTGGCGATATTCATCGGAATTTGGATGGTTCGTATGATTGCTCGCCCACTGGCACGTTTGAAGAATCTTATGGTTCAAGGTGCAGGTGGAGACTTAAGTGTACGCACAGAATATGTGTCTAAGGATGAAATTGGTCAACTGTCAGCATCCTTTAACTTGATGATGGAGCGTATTACTGAGCTTGTATCGCAAACGACAGAAACCGCTCGAGATGTGCTGGAGACCGCTGGGGAGCTTGGAGAAGCATCGCGCAAGACAGCTATCTCAGCGAAGGAGATCGCAGCCGCGACGGAAGAAATCGCCGGAGGAGCAGGCAGTCTGGCACTTGAAGCCGAACGTGGGAATGAGCTTACAGATGTGATAGCTACACAAATGCAGACTGTGATCAGTGCCAACTCTGAGATGGACGAGGCTGCTCGTGGGGTAGGAGAAGCCAGTGCGCAAGGTGCTAAACAATTAACGGATTTATTGGATCAGACTAGCCGTACTGGGGAAAAGACAAGTGCGCTTGTAGAGCGTGTTAATCATTTGAAAGAAACGGTGTTTTCAGTAATTAAGGTGCTGGACGTGATGAAGAGTATCACACAGCAGACGAATATTTTGTCATTAAATGCGACGATAGAAGCTGCACGTGCAGGTGAAGCTGGTAAGGGCTTTATGGTGGTAGCAGGTGAAGTGCGACAGCTTGCCGACCAATCAAAGCAGTCTATCGCCCTAGTAGCCGGAATTACCGACAAGATCATAATGGAAATGAACGAAACGGAAGCTGTATTATCTGAAGTGGCCCCTCTCTTTAAAGAGCAAATAAGCTCAGTGAAGAGTACGAGTGATATCTTTGTATCCGTAAAGGGACAGATGGATGAGTTCATTACTAGTCTGGAATCGGTGACAACAGCGATCAGCAGCTTAAATCATTCACAGGTTGTGTTGTCAGAAGCGATGGGTAACGTCAGTGCTGTAGCTGAGCAATCTTCAGCGACTTCTGAAGAAGTGGCTTCACTCAGTAACGAACAGCAAAGTGTTAGTGATCAACTCGTTTCACTATCAGGCAAGCTGGAAAGTGCTTCAGGACAGTTGAAGGACAAGCTGTCATTATTCACTATAAAGTAA
- a CDS encoding peptidase U32 family protein: MGTMTKPQFKGKRYRLDKPELLAPAGNLEKLKFAVHYGADAVYIGGQKYGLRSGADNFSFEEMREGVEFAKKYGAKVFVATNIYAHNEDVAGIEEYLRNLYEVGIAAIIVADPVIVDTARRLVPGLEVHLSTQQSTLNWQAVSFWKEEGLPRVVLGRETSLEEIAEIKKHVDIEIESFIHGAMCSSYSGRCVLSNHFTDRDSNRGGCCQSCRWKYDLFEDARPEGTWVSEEDQAEVQSPAPLLPGVTQIPLHQQGDNPFSMGSKDLCMLESIPELIEVGIDSFKIEGRMKSIHYVATVVNAYRKAIDAYMADPEGYELKQEWLDELNKAANRPLNTGFFYDTPDHEDHIYEPEEKAAPYDFAGLVLEYDAESGMALIQQRNHFKPGQEVEFFGPNDTFFKQTVAEIWDEAGNPLDVARHPLQRVRMKVDQPVAYFDMMRKRKS, from the coding sequence ATGGGAACCATGACAAAGCCGCAATTCAAGGGCAAACGTTACCGTCTGGACAAACCGGAGCTCCTAGCTCCGGCCGGTAATTTGGAAAAATTAAAATTCGCAGTACATTATGGTGCGGATGCTGTTTATATCGGAGGGCAGAAATACGGTTTGCGTTCAGGGGCAGACAATTTCAGCTTTGAGGAAATGCGTGAAGGTGTTGAATTCGCGAAGAAGTATGGCGCTAAGGTATTTGTTGCAACGAACATTTATGCTCACAATGAAGATGTCGCAGGGATTGAAGAATATCTGCGTAACCTATATGAAGTCGGTATTGCTGCCATTATCGTAGCTGACCCAGTCATTGTAGATACAGCGCGCCGTTTAGTACCTGGATTAGAGGTGCATTTGAGTACTCAACAATCTACACTGAACTGGCAAGCCGTATCCTTCTGGAAAGAAGAAGGTCTACCACGTGTAGTACTCGGGCGTGAGACAAGCCTGGAAGAGATCGCCGAGATTAAGAAGCATGTCGATATTGAAATTGAGAGCTTTATCCATGGTGCGATGTGCTCCTCATACTCAGGTCGCTGCGTATTATCCAATCACTTTACAGACCGTGACTCCAATCGCGGAGGCTGCTGCCAGTCTTGCCGCTGGAAATATGATCTGTTCGAGGATGCGCGTCCTGAAGGCACTTGGGTGTCTGAAGAAGATCAAGCTGAAGTGCAATCTCCGGCACCTTTACTTCCGGGTGTAACTCAGATTCCACTGCATCAGCAAGGGGATAATCCCTTTTCCATGGGATCTAAGGATTTGTGCATGTTGGAAAGTATCCCTGAACTCATTGAAGTCGGTATCGACAGCTTCAAGATCGAAGGACGGATGAAGTCGATTCACTATGTAGCTACTGTCGTTAATGCTTATCGTAAAGCCATTGATGCTTACATGGCTGATCCGGAAGGGTACGAGTTGAAGCAAGAGTGGCTGGACGAGCTGAACAAAGCGGCGAATCGCCCGCTTAACACAGGGTTCTTCTATGATACTCCGGATCATGAAGATCATATCTATGAGCCGGAAGAAAAAGCAGCTCCTTATGATTTTGCCGGACTTGTGCTAGAATACGATGCTGAGAGTGGAATGGCACTAATTCAGCAACGCAATCACTTCAAGCCTGGTCAGGAAGTTGAATTCTTCGGACCGAATGATACGTTCTTTAAGCAGACTGTAGCGGAAATATGGGATGAAGCAGGCAACCCGCTTGATGTAGCCCGTCATCCTCTGCAACGTGTTCGCATGAAGGTAGATCAACCAGTAGCATACTTTGATATGATGCGTAAGAGAAAATCTTAA
- a CDS encoding DUF1292 domain-containing protein has translation MTNEQIGQEEEPEIIYIPDEEGNEEEFEVIMKFEVDGSDAKYMMVVPLDSEDEETDEVYAFRYVEEGDDLQLFMIDNDEEWAIVEETFNTLVDELDGGSEND, from the coding sequence ATGACAAACGAACAGATTGGCCAAGAGGAAGAACCGGAAATTATCTATATTCCCGATGAGGAAGGTAATGAAGAGGAATTCGAGGTCATTATGAAGTTTGAGGTTGATGGCTCGGACGCTAAGTACATGATGGTGGTTCCGCTTGATTCCGAGGACGAGGAAACCGATGAGGTTTATGCGTTCCGTTATGTGGAAGAAGGCGACGATCTTCAATTGTTCATGATCGATAATGACGAGGAGTGGGCGATTGTCGAAGAGACTTTCAACACACTGGTTGACGAGTTGGACGGAGGATCTGAGAATGACTGA
- a CDS encoding peptidase U32 family protein yields the protein MTNKPELLATAASLEEAAALLDAGADALLIGDDRFGMRLAGHFSLEDSAAVVEMAHARGCKVYAGLGGLMSNLLLEELPAYVKAIGELGVDGVEFGDPAVLTTVKKEAPGMNLHWNAEMTSTNYATANYWGRKGASRVVLARELNMDEMTEMVPLLEVEAQVQVHGMTNIYHSKRKLVESYMSHQGRPIEGGSLGKERGLFLIEAERDDQKFPIYEDVNGTHIMSSDDICILEDLHILMAAGVQSFKIEGLLKSTAYNVAVVKTYRKAIDLYAADPEGYSFQEDWMEAIRTLQDPERELSFGFFYKEQVY from the coding sequence ATGACTAACAAACCGGAATTGTTGGCGACAGCAGCATCCTTAGAGGAAGCTGCTGCTTTGCTGGATGCCGGAGCCGACGCGTTGCTCATCGGGGATGACCGTTTCGGCATGCGTCTTGCCGGACATTTTTCTCTGGAGGATTCAGCTGCTGTCGTAGAAATGGCACATGCGCGTGGCTGCAAGGTATATGCTGGACTAGGTGGGCTCATGTCCAACCTTCTTCTCGAAGAGCTTCCTGCCTATGTGAAGGCTATAGGTGAACTTGGTGTTGATGGTGTTGAATTTGGTGATCCTGCTGTGTTGACTACAGTGAAAAAGGAAGCGCCGGGGATGAATCTGCATTGGAATGCAGAAATGACCTCTACCAATTACGCAACCGCGAATTATTGGGGGCGTAAAGGGGCTAGTCGCGTTGTTCTTGCCCGTGAGCTGAATATGGATGAAATGACGGAAATGGTTCCGCTTTTAGAGGTAGAAGCACAGGTTCAGGTTCACGGCATGACCAATATATATCATTCCAAGCGTAAGCTTGTAGAAAGCTATATGTCACATCAAGGACGTCCAATTGAAGGGGGCAGTCTTGGCAAGGAACGTGGTCTATTCTTGATTGAGGCAGAACGAGATGACCAAAAGTTCCCGATCTATGAAGACGTGAACGGTACACATATTATGAGTTCGGATGATATTTGTATTTTGGAGGATCTTCATATCCTTATGGCTGCAGGCGTACAGAGTTTTAAGATTGAAGGATTGTTGAAATCAACAGCTTATAATGTGGCGGTTGTTAAGACATATCGTAAAGCTATTGATCTCTATGCAGCTGACCCAGAAGGATATTCTTTTCAAGAGGATTGGATGGAAGCAATCAGAACGTTGCAGGATCCAGAACGGGAGCTAAGCTTCGGATTTTTCTATAAAGAGCAAGTATATTAA
- the ruvX gene encoding Holliday junction resolvase RuvX, with amino-acid sequence MKKKLGLDYGDRRIGVATSDVFGWTAQALETIERRGTGNEFERIRELVTEHEIGEIVVGLPKNMNGSVGPRGEICIEFADKLREQFAMPVHLWDERLTTVSAERVLIEGDVSRKKRKGIVDKMAAALILQNFLDANSKR; translated from the coding sequence ATGAAGAAGAAGTTAGGACTGGATTACGGCGACCGTAGAATCGGTGTAGCCACAAGCGATGTTTTTGGATGGACGGCACAAGCTCTTGAAACGATTGAGCGCCGCGGTACTGGTAATGAGTTCGAACGTATTCGTGAACTTGTTACGGAGCACGAAATTGGAGAGATTGTAGTTGGTCTACCGAAGAATATGAACGGCTCAGTAGGACCCCGGGGCGAAATCTGCATAGAGTTCGCTGACAAGCTGCGGGAGCAATTTGCAATGCCCGTACACCTTTGGGATGAGCGTCTGACGACGGTATCCGCAGAGCGGGTGCTGATTGAAGGGGACGTCAGCCGGAAGAAACGCAAAGGGATTGTGGACAAAATGGCTGCAGCCCTGATTTTGCAAAATTTTTTGGATGCTAACAGTAAAAGGTGA
- the mltG gene encoding endolytic transglycosylase MltG, translating into MKSAIRTVLIVILLLVAAGGGGAWYIWNGMQPVKPAGPAVTFTIEKGMGSAEIADLLEQNGIIRNSLFFKGYLKWTKEGSSFKAGTYVASPGDTYDELIERLNAGDVVKEETITFTIPEGYTAEQIAKKLAEAWNQEAAIFLEIMDTGAGLKGVDLLGIPQDKNLRHRLEGYLFPETYELAKDSTPQEVVEALLDQFQKKLDTIPNWKQKLEARGMTLHELLTVASLVEREVVVDSERPLVAGVIYNRLKKEQKLEIDATVQYLLDKQKERLLYKDLEVDSPYNTYRNIGLPPGPISNPGLASIQAALEPEASEYYFYVTKKDGTQGHLFAKTYKEHLANIEKSKQESK; encoded by the coding sequence TTGAAATCCGCAATCCGTACTGTGCTTATCGTTATTCTTTTGCTGGTAGCAGCAGGAGGCGGAGGCGCTTGGTACATTTGGAACGGGATGCAGCCGGTAAAGCCTGCAGGACCTGCCGTAACATTTACGATAGAGAAGGGCATGGGCAGTGCGGAAATAGCCGACCTGCTCGAACAAAATGGCATTATTCGCAACAGTCTTTTTTTTAAGGGATATTTGAAATGGACCAAAGAAGGTTCTAGCTTCAAGGCTGGTACTTATGTTGCTAGTCCAGGCGATACCTATGACGAGCTCATCGAGAGGTTAAATGCTGGTGATGTTGTTAAGGAAGAGACCATAACCTTTACAATTCCCGAAGGATATACTGCTGAGCAGATTGCTAAGAAGCTTGCTGAAGCGTGGAATCAGGAGGCTGCTATTTTTCTCGAAATAATGGATACCGGTGCGGGCTTAAAGGGAGTTGATCTTCTAGGTATCCCACAGGATAAGAATCTTCGCCATCGTCTTGAAGGATACTTGTTCCCAGAAACGTATGAACTAGCTAAGGACAGTACACCGCAGGAAGTTGTAGAAGCGTTATTGGATCAGTTCCAGAAGAAACTGGATACGATCCCGAACTGGAAGCAGAAGCTTGAAGCACGTGGAATGACGCTGCATGAACTGTTGACGGTGGCCTCGTTAGTTGAGCGTGAAGTCGTGGTAGATAGTGAACGACCGCTAGTCGCTGGCGTGATTTATAACCGCTTAAAGAAGGAGCAAAAGCTGGAGATTGATGCTACGGTTCAATATTTGCTCGACAAACAGAAGGAAAGACTGTTATATAAAGATTTGGAAGTTGACAGTCCTTATAATACGTATAGAAATATTGGGCTTCCTCCGGGACCTATTAGTAATCCAGGGCTGGCTTCCATTCAGGCGGCACTTGAACCTGAGGCATCTGAATACTACTTCTATGTGACTAAGAAAGATGGTACACAAGGCCATTTGTTTGCTAAGACCTACAAGGAACATTTAGCCAATATCGAAAAAAGTAAGCAAGAATCGAAATAA
- the alaS gene encoding alanine--tRNA ligase: MKASEIRSKWLKFFESKGHKIEPSASLVPHNDPSLLWINAGMAPLKAYFDGREIPENPRLTNSQKCIRTNDIENVGKTRRHHTFFEMLGNFSIGDYFKEEAITWAWEFLTGKEWIGFDPERISVTVYAEDEEAFKLWNEKVGLPAERIIKLGDENFWDIGEGPCGPCSEIFYDRGEAYGSDMSDPEMYPGGENERWLEVWNLVFSQFNHNKDGSYTPLPNKNIDTGAGLERFASILQDVDSNFDTDLFQPIIQKTAELAGVTYKDNVEQDIALKVIADHVRTVTFAVGDGVLPSNEGRGYIIRRLLRRAVRYGKTLGLDRPFLHELTETVGEIMGVYYPSVVENREYIAKIIRTEEERFHETLSDGLAILGEISTKAKADGLSTIAGADAFKLYDTYGFPFDLTEDFAAEQGLTVDREGFDAAMQEQRDRARAARHDGGSMKIQGGALADLTVKSEFVGYNDSVTESKIMAIVVGDELVDTAGEGAECQVILEATPFYAESGGQVSDTGVLTGGSVTAKVKGLFKAPHGQHVHLVTVEAGELKVGESVRAEVDRAQREDIVKNHTATHLLHKALKEVLGGHVNQAGSLVEGARLRFDFSHFGAITPEELSDIEHRVNAQIWRGLDVVIENKPIDEAKAMGAMALFGEKYGNIVRVVQVGDYSLELCGGCHVSNTSQIGIFKLLSESGIGSGVRRIEAVTGRYAYQFTESQLDLLKQSAGLLKSSLNDVPKRIEALHNQVRELSRENESLQSKLSATFAAELTSSVKTVGTGTQLLAVAVQAGNMDALRSTADELKSKLPDAVLVLGAAMDDKVNFVVAVPQDLVKKGFHAGKIVKEVAAVCGGGGGGRPDMAQAGGKDASKLSEALAKAEELIASLA, from the coding sequence ATGAAAGCAAGTGAAATTCGTTCCAAATGGCTTAAGTTTTTTGAAAGTAAAGGTCACAAGATTGAACCTAGTGCATCCCTCGTACCGCATAACGATCCATCGCTGCTGTGGATTAACGCAGGTATGGCACCGCTGAAAGCTTACTTTGATGGACGTGAGATTCCTGAGAATCCGCGCCTGACGAACTCACAGAAATGTATTCGTACCAATGATATCGAGAATGTAGGGAAGACACGTCGTCACCATACGTTCTTCGAAATGTTGGGTAACTTCTCTATCGGCGATTATTTCAAAGAAGAAGCTATTACATGGGCTTGGGAATTCTTAACTGGCAAGGAGTGGATCGGCTTCGATCCTGAACGCATCTCCGTAACTGTGTATGCTGAGGATGAAGAAGCATTCAAGCTATGGAATGAAAAAGTGGGCTTGCCAGCAGAACGCATCATTAAGCTGGGAGATGAAAACTTCTGGGATATCGGCGAAGGCCCTTGTGGTCCTTGTTCGGAAATCTTTTATGACCGCGGCGAAGCTTACGGCAGCGACATGAGCGATCCAGAAATGTATCCAGGCGGAGAAAACGAACGCTGGCTTGAAGTATGGAACCTAGTGTTCTCACAGTTCAACCATAACAAGGATGGCAGCTATACGCCGCTTCCGAACAAGAACATTGATACCGGTGCTGGATTAGAGCGTTTTGCTTCCATTTTGCAAGATGTAGATTCCAACTTCGATACCGATTTGTTCCAACCCATTATTCAAAAAACTGCTGAGCTTGCCGGTGTAACTTATAAAGATAATGTTGAGCAGGATATCGCGCTTAAAGTTATCGCTGACCATGTGCGTACGGTTACTTTTGCCGTAGGTGACGGAGTACTTCCTTCTAATGAAGGTCGTGGTTATATTATCCGTCGATTGCTACGCCGTGCCGTTCGTTACGGAAAAACCTTGGGTCTGGATCGTCCATTCCTGCATGAATTAACGGAAACTGTTGGCGAGATTATGGGTGTGTATTATCCATCCGTTGTCGAGAATCGTGAATATATCGCAAAGATTATCCGTACAGAAGAAGAACGTTTCCATGAGACATTGTCTGACGGATTGGCTATTTTGGGGGAGATCAGCACTAAAGCAAAAGCGGATGGCCTCAGCACCATTGCTGGAGCCGATGCATTCAAGCTTTATGACACTTACGGGTTCCCATTTGACTTGACTGAAGATTTCGCAGCAGAGCAAGGATTAACTGTAGACCGTGAAGGTTTCGATGCCGCTATGCAAGAACAGCGTGACCGTGCAAGAGCAGCACGTCATGACGGTGGCAGCATGAAGATTCAGGGTGGCGCATTGGCGGATCTGACGGTTAAAAGTGAATTTGTTGGATATAATGACTCGGTAACAGAGTCGAAGATTATGGCTATTGTTGTGGGTGACGAATTGGTGGACACTGCTGGCGAAGGCGCAGAGTGCCAAGTGATTCTTGAGGCAACACCGTTCTACGCTGAAAGTGGTGGACAGGTGAGTGACACGGGTGTGCTTACTGGCGGTTCGGTTACAGCTAAGGTAAAAGGATTGTTCAAAGCTCCACACGGTCAACATGTACATTTGGTAACTGTGGAAGCTGGAGAATTGAAAGTAGGCGAATCGGTTCGCGCTGAAGTAGATCGTGCACAGCGTGAAGATATCGTGAAGAACCATACAGCTACCCATCTACTGCATAAAGCGCTCAAAGAGGTTCTCGGCGGCCATGTTAACCAAGCAGGATCGTTAGTGGAAGGCGCACGTTTACGGTTTGACTTCTCCCATTTCGGAGCGATTACACCGGAAGAACTAAGCGACATCGAGCATCGCGTGAACGCACAAATCTGGCGTGGTCTTGATGTAGTCATTGAGAACAAGCCGATTGATGAAGCTAAGGCTATGGGTGCTATGGCACTATTTGGTGAAAAGTATGGTAATATCGTCCGTGTCGTTCAAGTCGGCGATTACAGCCTTGAGCTTTGTGGCGGATGCCATGTATCCAACACATCTCAAATTGGAATTTTCAAGCTGCTTAGCGAAAGTGGTATTGGTTCTGGAGTGCGCCGTATCGAAGCAGTGACTGGACGTTACGCTTATCAGTTCACTGAGAGTCAACTGGATCTGCTCAAGCAATCTGCAGGTCTACTGAAGTCTTCTTTGAATGATGTTCCAAAACGGATTGAAGCATTGCATAACCAAGTCCGTGAGCTTTCGCGTGAGAATGAATCCTTGCAATCTAAGCTGAGCGCAACATTTGCTGCTGAACTAACGAGCAGTGTGAAGACGGTTGGCACAGGTACGCAGCTTCTTGCTGTTGCCGTTCAAGCAGGAAATATGGATGCATTGCGTTCCACTGCAGATGAATTGAAATCCAAGCTTCCGGATGCTGTTCTTGTTCTGGGTGCTGCCATGGACGATAAGGTGAACTTTGTTGTAGCTGTACCACAGGATCTGGTGAAAAAGGGCTTCCACGCTGGTAAGATCGTTAAAGAAGTTGCAGCAGTATGCGGCGGCGGCGGCGGCGGACGTCCAGATATGGCACAAGCTGGCGGTAAAGACGCTTCCAAGCTTAGTGAGGCACTGGCTAAAGCTGAAGAATTAATAGCTTCCCTAGCATAA
- a CDS encoding IreB family regulatory phosphoprotein, with translation MDSMDKTVKFNVKGDEKEASPQEILLAVYDALVEKEYHPINQIVGYLLSGDPAYIPRHNNARSLVRRKERDELIEELVRFYLVNHKVDNPR, from the coding sequence ATGGACTCCATGGACAAAACGGTCAAATTCAATGTGAAGGGCGACGAAAAGGAAGCTTCTCCCCAGGAAATATTGCTCGCTGTATACGATGCACTGGTGGAGAAAGAGTATCATCCGATCAATCAGATCGTAGGGTATCTACTTTCCGGAGACCCAGCTTACATTCCGCGTCATAACAATGCGAGAAGTTTGGTCCGGAGAAAAGAACGTGATGAGCTGATTGAAGAGCTGGTTAGATTCTACCTCGTCAATCACAAGGTGGATAATCCCAGATGA
- a CDS encoding DUF1292 domain-containing protein — translation MTERSADQAVWTSRLKEAYGETVELEDEQGKSSIYDIIAEFEVGGRGYAVLQGAGKDVDYEILRIVVSPNGLPELENIVDDEEWEDISELYDEMTFPVDDAE, via the coding sequence ATGACTGAACGATCCGCTGATCAAGCGGTATGGACTTCTCGACTTAAAGAAGCCTACGGAGAAACAGTAGAACTGGAAGATGAGCAGGGCAAGTCTTCCATTTACGATATTATTGCCGAATTTGAAGTCGGTGGTCGCGGCTATGCTGTGCTGCAAGGCGCTGGTAAAGACGTGGATTATGAAATCCTGCGTATCGTTGTCTCTCCTAACGGACTTCCGGAATTAGAGAACATCGTTGACGATGAAGAATGGGAAGATATCTCAGAACTATATGATGAGATGACTTTCCCAGTGGATGACGCAGAGTAA